Part of the Wolbachia endosymbiont of Ctenocephalides felis wCfeJ genome, TCCTCCTCTAAAAAGGAACGCTGCTCCTCCAGTTTTGCTATACTTTCTTTAGTGGCTTTAACTGCCTTTTTTTGCGGAAAAAGAAAATTACGTGCGTAGCCAGGCTTCACCTTCACAATTTCGCCTAACTTACCAAGGGTTCTTATATTTTCCTTTAAAATCACCAACATAAATCACCTAAACTTTTTTAGTACAATAAGGAACAAGGGCTAAAAAACGTGCTCTTATAATTGCCAAGCGTAATTTCCTTTGCCTTCTTGCACACACACTTGTTAACCTTCTGGGTAATATTCTACCGTAGTCAGAGGTAAACTTAGATAACAAGTCTATATTTTTATAATCTATATCCTCGTCTTCAGATGCAGCAAGAGGACAAGCTTTAGAACGCCTAAACCCAGTCCTATTATTTACAGATACATAAGAATCATTAAAATTACTTCTTCTTCTTGTCATTATGCGCTTTGCTCCTCAACTTGTTTATTCATCATATGAGATTTACCCTCAAAAAATTTATCAACCTGTACAGATAAGTGGCGAATAACATTCTCATTAAGTTTTATTCTACGCACAAATTCATCCATAATATTTGAAGTAGAACTTATGCACATCATACAATAATGACCACTTTTCATCTTGTTTATTGGATATGCGAAATCTAACAGACCCCAATATT contains:
- the rpsF gene encoding 30S ribosomal protein S6, which encodes MKIFQDVLKDYEGAGLNRLSKALEVLLGNIEASGLIKYEYWGLLDFAYPINKMKSGHYCMMCISSTSNIMDEFVRRIKLNENVIRHLSVQVDKFFEGKSHMMNKQVEEQSA
- the rpsR gene encoding 30S ribosomal protein S18 — translated: MTRRRSNFNDSYVSVNNRTGFRRSKACPLAASEDEDIDYKNIDLLSKFTSDYGRILPRRLTSVCARRQRKLRLAIIRARFLALVPYCTKKV